DNA sequence from the Oncorhynchus keta strain PuntledgeMale-10-30-2019 chromosome 1, Oket_V2, whole genome shotgun sequence genome:
GGTACCGGATGCCCTTCGCCTGGACAGCCATCCACCTGATGAACATTGTGAACAGCGCCGGcagtctggagagagacactGAGCTGGAGATGGGACTTCCAGGTGAGAACCCTGGGGGATCAATAAAGTTGGACTGGGTGGTATTAAACACCACAAGGGCAGGTCAGTGCTGGGACTCCTGTCTACTCAGTTCAACTTTTGATCACATGAAATTAAACAGACCATTGAATGTAGAGGGGCGTCTATATGACCTTATGAGAGTATTACGTTTGACCTTGTGACGTCATGATGAATCTATAACTCTGACCCTGGGTGTGACTTTCTGCTGACGCCCGACCCAGAGAGGAAAGGGTCGTGGTCTGAGAGGAGGAACTCTAGTATCGGCGGACGGCGCTCATTAGAGAGAACCACCAGTGGAGAGGAATCATGTAGCCTGACCAGCTTCAGACCTGCAACCCTCACCGTCACCAATTTCTTCAAACAGGTCAATACATACACTACACgtctacacacaccacactttGCTACTCGCCTCACAAACTGAACTGACTTTTGTTTTGGTATGTTCATTTTTGTCAGGAGGGAGACAGACTGAGTGATGAGGACCTGTATAAGTTCCTGGCTGACATGAGGAGGCCGTCTTCAGTGCTGAGGAGACTGAGGCCAATCACAGGTACACCACCACCAGTGCTTCAACAAAGATCTTCTGATTTTATATTGTCATATAAATGAGTTTAAGGGGCTTTGTAGTTTCCCCAGACGGACTTAAATCTGAGCTAGCAGCTAGCGTAAGACTACGTCTGGCCTGAGAAACGTGTTTTAGGTGAGGTCTGTGTGTTGATGTCGTGTCGATGCTGTCTTGTTCCTCCAGCCCAGCTGAAGATCGACATATCCCCGGCCCCAGAGAACCCCCACTACTGCTTGACCCCTGACCTCCAGCAGGTCAAGCCCTACCCAGACAGCAGGGTTCGACCCACCAGAGAGATACTGGAGTTCCCCCCCAGGGATGTATACGTACCCAACACTACCTACAGGTAATGAAACGATACCACTTAGATTACCCAACACCACCTACAGGTAATGAAACGATACCACTTAGATTACCCAACACCACCTACAGGTGATGAAACGATACCACTTACATTACCCAACACCACCTACAGGTAATGAAACGATACCACTTACATTACCCAACACCACCTACAGGTAATGAAACGATACCACTTAGATTACCCAACACCACCTACAGGTAATGAAACGATACCACTTAGATTACCCAACACCACCTACAGGTAATGAAACGATACCACTTAGATTACCCAACACCACCTACAGGTAATGAAACGATACCACTTAGATTACCCAACACCACCTACAGGTAATGAAACGATACCACTTAGATTACCCAACACCACCTACAGGTAATGAAACGATACCACTTACATTACCCAACACCACCTACAGGTAATGAAACGATACCACTTAAACGATACCACTTAGATTACCCAACACCACCTACAGGTAATGAAACGATACCACTTAGATTACCCAACACCACCTACAGGTAATGAAACGATACCACTTAGATTACCCAACACCACCTACAGGTGATGAAACGATACCACTTAGATTACCCAACACCACCTACAGGTGATGAAACGATACCACTTACATTACCCAACACCACCTGCAGGTAATGAAACGATACCACTTACATTACCCAATACCACCTGCAGGTAATGAAACGATACCACTTACATTACCCAACACCACCTGCAGGTAATGAAACGATACCACTTACATTACCCAATACCACCTGCAGGTAATGAAACGATACCACTTACATTACCCAACACCACCTACAGGGCATTGACATTGTTTCCTGACAGATTGATGTGGTTCTTAGTCCTAAATGGACACAAAGTCCTGTTTTTGAAAGGGTATATTTCCACCACCTGCCTGTTCTGATCAAACACAGCGATGCCTGGAGGACAACTCAGAGGAACCAAAGGGTctttctctcttccactctcGCGTTCCTCTGAGCCATGGGGATCACACTACTGTAAGAACAGCAACACAATATACAGGCCTCCCTGACACTGCCTGATAGTCTACTAGACACAATCTTGTGTTGTGTGTCCTGATCCCTGCACTATTTTTGTCAAggttagagggaaagagaaggctcttatcagagaagagggagacagagagactttGTGACACGGAGAGACggatggttagagagaggggcatagagagagaaagaaacagagaggaggagagaggggtccCTTATCAGAGGCTGTtgacatggtctctctctctgtctggtaagacatggggcCAGGGTTTCCGTTAGCTGGCTTTTAGCCAatttaaaataaaatgaaaagCCAATAAATACAACTGTTGTCCCACAAAATGACTGACCTTGCTAGCTGAGATCCTGACAGCTTTAGTGACTGCTGTAGTAGTGACTGCTTTAGTGACTCTGCTGTAGTAGTGACTGCTTTAGTGACTCTGCTGTAGTAGTGACTGCTTTAGTGACTCTGCTGTAGTAGTGACTGCTTTAGTGACTCTGCTGTAGTAGTGACTGCTTTAGTGACTCTGCTGTAGTAGTGACTGCTTTAGTGACTCTGCTGTAGTAGTGACTGCTTTAGTGACTCTGCTGTAGTAGTGACTGCTTTAGTGACTCTGCTGTAGTAGTGACTGCTTTAGTGACTCTGCTGTAGTAGTGACTGCTTTAGTGACTCTGCTGTAGTAGTGACTGCTTTAGTGACTCTGCAGGCTACCTTGTTAATGATGGAGTATAAACGCTGTGAGCTCTGGACTTTTTCACATTTACATGCGTGTTGATTGGATAAGCAGTAGATCTGGGTACAGTAGCCAAGGCACAGTGTACTGTATGTTGGCTCCTCAGTGGCATAATACCGTTAATGCAAATTATGATTATTTCAGGAGCGTTGTCAGCGGTCGTTGTGGGCCGATCAGACTCGGCTGTTGAGTTTAtagtagggctgggaattgccatgGACTTCATGAAAGGATATTATTAATATACTTAGGTGCTGAtatgatatgtattgcgattctcacaattCTATCTGTATAGCAAtttgatactgtgattttattgcgattcaGGATATGTcagctgcagagggacaagagagccatgagaaaacaaCTGGAAATGAAAGTGCTGGAAAAAAATTGGCTCCTTATTTAAAAAGATAGAGAACAAGCTATCAAGGAAAAATACTTCGTACAGCCAACTACCACAAAAATAATATCCTGGTATATAACTGTATTGATGAAATGTTTTCCCCATCACTAGTTTATAAGCCAGAGAGGGGTGTGATGACTTGTGGTTGGTCATGTAGACAGAAGTTCCATTACATCAACAGCCcagtttgtttgttgtttttcttGGCAAAGAATACAAAGGACAGACTTGGAGTATGTGTGTTTTGAGTGTTttattttgtctttataaatgttgTATTATAAAGTGTTAGTAGTAAGAAACACAAAATATGTAACAGCCATTTAAATGCAGCAGAAAGATGACACCGAGTAGACATGAGACGAGGAGTCAATATGACCCAATGATATGATCAATGTAAGTTAATAACCTTGCAGGACATTTAACGGAGCATTatgaaaatggttttaaatacAGTTCAAAGTTCAGACAGTGAAAATACTAAGCTCATATCCTACTTTGGAGCTATGCATCATGTTGATCTTGGTCTACTTACTCGTGGATGTTTAGTACATTCATCAACCACCACACAACAGGCAGCAATACAGCAGGGTAATACATGCTTGGTAGTAGGGCTGTTAGGATTATGTCGAGATCACGTGCACGTCATTTATTATACCAAAGCAGAGTGATGTGTCCGTTATATATTGCTTTGGAATCTTTTTAGTTCTTTCCGTCAGTTGAAAGTAACTTCTATGGGCTGTTATTATGGCCCAAACCAGACAGTGTAGAATCATCTGACATTCTGTCCTGACCAAATCAACGCTTGTCTGTTAGGAACCCAAACAACCCCTCCCAGGTGTAACCCAACTCTATTGGCATATCTTGAACCAATTTGTGAGGCCCCTTATCTGCCGACTGTGGTTGTTCCATCACTGACAAATCGTCTTCTTTTCTCTGACATGGATACGAATTGGCTGCTGACTTTGGCAGCAAACAACCCTGCTGCACCATCTGTTACCATGACAACGTCGTGTAACTGGGAGGGTGGGGTGGTCAATGGAAAGTTCTGGGCGAGGGgggcatatgtgttgttaccatgccAATGTGTTGTAATGGAAGGAATAGAAGGGTTAGTGAAAACTTGGGGCCAGGGGGAGGGCTTCAGACGTGTCGTATGGAGATCTTGGTGGTCTTGAGGGAGTAGGAGATACCCAGAGGTTTCCACTGGATCCCTTTCCTCCTCATGGAACGACCCTTTGACCTCAGCCACATGTACCTGCCGTTCAGGTTGGTGTCGCCACAGGCATTGAACCACCAGCCACCTGCAAGGGGAAAGAGTAGATTCCATTCTATAACAAGTGTCTGATTGGAAATGTCTTTAACAGGTGTATGGTACCAGACTGCACAGTGTACCTGTATCGAGTGTGTGGTCAGTACCTGTTGTTGCATCGAGTGTGTGGTCAGTACCTGTCGTTGCATCGAGTGTGTGGTCAGTACCTGTTGTTGCATCGAGTGTGTGGTCAGTACCTGTCGTTGCATTGAGTGTGTGGTCAGTACCTGTCGTTGCATTGAGTGTGTGGTCAGTACCTGTCGTTGCATTGAGTGTGTGGTCAGTACCTGTCGTTGCATCGAGTGTGTGGTCAGTACCTGTCGTTGCATTGAGTGTGTGGTCAGTACCTGTCGTTGCATCGAGTGTGTGGTCAGTCAGTACCTGTCGTTGCATCGAGTGTGTGGTCAGTCAGTACCTGTCGTTGCATCGAGTGTGTGGTCAGTCAGTACCTGTCGTTGCATCGAGTGTGTGGTCAGTCAGTACCTGTCGTTGCATCGAGTGTGTGGTCAGTCAGTACCTGTCGTTGCATCGAGTGTGTGGTCAGTCAGTACCTGTCGTTGCATCGAGTGTGTGGTCAGTCAGTACCTGTCGTTGCATTGAGTGTGTGGTCAGTCAGTACCTGTCGTTGCATTGAGTGTGTGGTCAGTCAGTACCTGTGCCAGGAGTGTAGTAGTCAGTAGACCTACCTGTGTAGTTTTTAGCGCAGTTTGAGTCCTGGTGGTTGTCTCGGTCCTTGGTGGAGAACCTGGTGTGGTTGCCCATGGCGTTAGGCAGATCTCCAGACAGGTTGGTGAGGTGGAGGGTGTAGTGGGCCTGGGCTCCCTCCATGGTGAACTGGTACTCTACTGACCTCCTGTCCTCCTTCCAGTCCTCCAACTCAATGCGCAGGATGGAGTCACCCTGGCCAGCCAGGCTGTGGATCTTTATCAGGCCCAGCCAGAACTCTCCTACAATAACACAGATAACACACGCACAATGTTAGACACTCCAAACTCTCCTCTACAACTCACATGAAACACCAACCGTTGTGGAATGTTCACATGGCTGTAATGGACAGTCAACAAACACTGAGGCTGTTCTTTTGGAAGCATACAGATAAGACAAACATTCTGTCATCAACTGGCAATCGATCTGCAGCTGTAATGGACAGTAAAATTCTGACTTTCTGATGCTGTACTCTGTTTTCACTGGCTTCAGCTGTTTCTGTATGCCATGGCCCATGACTCCACAGGAAGTTGGGGGCACCTGAATTGGGGAGGACGGACTCTTGGTATTGACTGGAGCGGCATAAGTGGAATGATatgaaatacatcaaacatggtcTCCATTtgtttgatgtcattccatttgctccgttccaacTGTAgcaatgagccgtcctcccctcagcagcctccacagccTGACTCGTGGTAAATAGTGTGAAAACAAGTTCCGACACTCAATACTCTTTTCCCCTAGCCTCTGGCTGTAGTCATGGGTGTGATGACATAATTGGCTAGGAGCTGCGACAGAAACGGACACTGAATAATTCATAGCCTAAAGGACCTGTGGCTTTGTTGGAATGCAGTAGGACTCTTGATCTATGGGCTGGGGTCCAAGCCAGGCTGGTGGAAGTGAAGTGCTGCAGGTGCTTTGTTTAGTCAAACAATGGAGGAAGTCAATCTGTCAACGGGGACCCGATAAGCTACAATGACTGTTTCCTTCAGGATGTACTTAAGGGCGGTGGAGTGACTAGTTCTATTGGCTGTTTTCTGCTTTATAAAAGCTGCTTTGTAGACCGGAAACAATAAAAGATAATTAAGGAGATGGGATAATCCGGTATaggcgcctctctctctctctctctctcacacacacacacacacacacacacacacacacacacacacacacacacacacacacaaaactttTAACTCTGAACTGAGTTTAATTAAGCCATAAAGATATTTTGTTTTTAATCTTTAACTGACAAAATGTACTGATAGAAAGAAATAGATCAATCTCACTTTCCAGATCCCCAAATCCTTTCTCGTACTTCTCCCATGTCTGGTCAAAATCCACGGACCCCTCCTCCCTGCGCTGGATGACTGTTGAACCTCCTGGGAGATGTGGTCAACACATGGAGAGGATCACAACAATGTCCAGTTCCTTTCTCTAGACTGATTAAGGAAAGATGATTGCACTTATTTCCTTCTGATAGCCGGTATGGCCCTTCTTCCTATAGAGGAGATTGTTCAGTCTGGTTTTAATCTAGACCATGTCCAATTAAGTATTCAGACAATGTAATGTAGGGAAATAGCTTGACACATGGAATCTCAGACTTGTTTGGCTGTTCAGTCACAATGACTTTTTAAAGAAAATGTAGGCTATTGACTTAGTGTTGTTTTACCTGAGGTCAGTTCACAGTACACATTGAAAGGCTCTGACTGATTTGGCTTGATGGGGTACACCCcgctgttcctctctcctctgttataaaGATCACTGCAGTCCACGGGTAGGTCTGTGTCCTCACCAGTGGAGTTGCCTGTCAGGTACTCAAACATGTCTGGGATCTCTGAGTCGGAACCCATTGCTTTGTCAGTCGCGTCTTGGAAATGATCGATGCTGATCTGTAATAGCAAGCAAACATAACGTTATGGCGTTGTCATGTTAAATATTTGTTATGTCCTTTCTATACACTGATTGGACAGGGATCAAATCTAACTAGTTTTCAATAAATGGCCGTTACCTTTGGTCTACTGTATAGAAGTGGAGACCCTCTAAGCAGCAGAGAAATGTACCTTTTCCTCCAGAGTCTTGATCTTAGTCTTTTGTTGGTTGAGCTGATCATGCTGCTCCTTCACAGCTTTCAGCAGGTCAGTGATGGTGCTCTCCTGAACATCAATCACATCCTGAAACAGACCAGTTGACACTGTCTCGTTAATGATCACATTTAAAAGGATATTTTCCAGTAACTTGAAGTTAAAAGCATTACTACTCATTTAAAACTGTATGTTTTCTTTAGGCTAATAACTGAAACTACTCAATGAATTCAGCAATTTGAATATTTAGTAGGATGTAATTTTAAACATGCTGAAATATGTTGAATACATGTGGCAGAAACACATCTTattcaaaacaaaaaaacatttcacaTTGAATCAAAGTAAATTCTTCCTCTTCGTACTGATTAGTATGAGTAACGGACAGCAGCATACCTTGAGTGACTTGATCTCACTGAGCTGCTCTCCCGGCATCATGCTCTCAGACAGTCCCTTCAGCTTCTCCTCCAACCCCCCTACTTGACTCTGCAGCAAGCTCCTCTCCTGCAGAATACTGTTGATCTTGGCGTTGATCTCCAGTGACAGGTTCCGGATCTCCTCGTTGTTAGCCTTCAGGAACGTGGTGGTCTTCTTcagctcttcctcttcctccttgaTCTCTGAGGTGACCACGGAGAGCTGGTAAAAGGAGCGATCGAAGTTGGTCAGCTTCTGGAAGATGTCGTTAATCTGGGCCTTCGTCTTGTGAACAAAATCCCTGAGGCTCTGACCCAGCTGGAGCAAACCGTTGGCCAGGAGACGGACATCGTCCAGCATAGCGAAGCGGGACTTGGCCTCAGCTGGAGGCTGAGTCTGGGACTGGAGTTGAGAGGGCATGGTGGGATAGACCCTGGAAGAGTCCCGAGGAGCTGCCTGGGCTACAGACAGACCAACCAGGAACAGGAGGCAGAAGAGCTTCATGGTTAAATCTCTCTGTGTGCAAGAAGACAAGAAGTAGTTTCGCTCTATTGCTTTCactctcttcttcctctactcTGTCTGGACttctcactcagtctctccctctacctctctctcactcactccccctTTCTGTCTCACTACCCCTTTCTCTACTAGAAAGATTTGAGAGCAGCAGACAGGTCTGTCTTATATACCCCCGTCCAGCAAGGGGAGGGGAGATTAGTTGATCATTAAGCCCTGTTATGCTTGAGCTACTGTGCCCCCTGAAATCCCCTTGGGAGCCCCCTCAGCCCCCCGCCCTCCCAAGAACAAACAAATCATGGAGTGAGCGAACAGCAAATACACCCCTTCAGCACAACAGcagcccccctctcttctctacacccACCCTACTCCCATCTGCACTACTCTGCTTTAGCTGACCAGCAGAAAGCCAACAATGGAAGGCCATCAGAGTTTTGATGGATCATTCGTCCCAATCAATCTCAGATCTCACCTCATAGCAGCCACACCTCACCGTGATTGATAATACAGCATCCAGTTGATGTCTCTGGATTTGATTTAACCTCCTGCTGAATCAGCCCGGCATTACTCTCCCTGGGGCATGTTGCCGGGTCTAGATGAGGTGTACTGAATGTACTGGCGGATTGATGTCATCATTGCTATGGGTTTTGCTGTAGTTCGCATTAGGGGGGGGTGTGAGAGGTGGGCGATGTGCTATGTTTGAACATACATGTATGAACTCATCATCTTGGTTATTGTTTGATCATTCTGTTTTAATGTAGTCTAGTCTTTCCGATCTTTGTCTGAACATCTAGTGACTTTTACTGAAAAGAAAAACAGGAGGAAACGTGCTGACTTGCCTGCACCTTTTTCAAGCACTCTTTGGCATAGTGTGTCCGCTCGTAAAATCTATTTTGATGGGAACTCTTAGTCAGTGGTTTGTTCTTGGCTCGTTCCAAAACCACTTTACcattactgtacatactgtatatccactAATGATTATTACGAAGGTGGGCCTAAACTCCTGTGGCCTTCTGCTGCCATATTGAACTCCATTCTAGTTCTGTAATCTGACAGGGCTACGATCAGCGTTTCTCTTTGTGAGCATCCTTTGTTCTTCCTACTTAGCCAAGATTATCTTAATGCTCCCAATAATCTGACTACTTTGAGCTTTTGGTAAAACTGTCTCGACAGCATGTTTCAATGTGGTTCAGTAACTCTAAATCACATGTGGGCTACTTTACTTTACTGCTATTGGGTGGTGGATTGAGAGAGTGGAGGGCCTCTAGCAACTTTGGCCTTTTAGGTTGATTATCCAACTGATGAGAAAGCTATGCTTCATAATGGGGTTTACACATTTTGAAAACCCCCAAAAGTTTCAAATGAAACGCCAGTAGAAGACGAGGAAAGAGTGTTGGACATCAACTTCCCTATAACAGCGTTACTTGCTTACACCTTGTGGAGAGGTAGCTAGCTTCTCCTTTGCAGAGCAAAGTTGTCCGAGTGAAGTTTTATCATTCATGTTTACTGTATTGCATGACTAAACTCACCATGCCATTACACACaggtaactctggttcatagCACTGCAGATACACTGGCTATTTACTCATGTGTAAAGAGTGCAGAGACCCCTGGCTGCAATATGTTATTAGTAAGAGTGAGTTTCTGAGCAAACACATTTCCTATCTGATTCTGAGCTGTGCTTGTTTAGCTTAATGCTGGCTACATGATTCCCTACTCCCTTGTTTAGCTTAATGCTGGCTACATGATTCCTTACTCCCTTGTTTAGCTAAATGCTGGCTACATGAATCCCTACTCCCTTGTTTAGCTTAATGCTGGCTACATGAATCCCTACTCCCTTGTTTAGCTTAATGCTGGCTACATGAATCCCTACTCCCTTGTTTAGCTTAATGCTGGCTACATGAATCCCTACTCCCTTGTTTAGCTTAATGCTGGCTACATGAATCCCTACTCCCTTGTTTAGCTTAATGCTGGCTACATGAATCCCTACTCCCTTGTTTAGCTTAATGCTGGCTACATGAATCCCTACTCCCTTGTTTAGCTTAATGCTGGCTACATGAATCCCTACTCCCTTGTTTAGCTTAATGCTGGCTACATGAATCCCTACTCCCTTGTTTAGCTTAATGCTGGCTACATGAATCCCTACTCCCTTGTTTAGCTTAATGCTGGCTACATGAATCCCTACTCCCTTGTTTAGCTTAATGCTGGCTACATGAATCCCTACTCCCTTGTTTAGCTTAATGCTGGCTACATGAATCCCTACTCCCTTGTTTAGCTTAATGCTGGCTACATGAATCCCTACACCCTTGTTTAGCTTAATGCtggctacatgattccatactcCCTTGTTTAGCTTAATGCTGGCTACATGATTCCCTACTCcctatacagggccttcagaaagtatttacgctcctttgtccacattttgttgttacaaagtgcggttaaaattgatttaattgtcgtttttgtcaatgatctacgCAAAATACATTCTGTATAATAATCCTGTATAATAAAACcgtaatatatcttgattagataagtattcaaccccctgagtatATGTTAGAATTACCATTTGCAGCGATTAAAGCTTTGTAAATCTGGATAAGTCtcgaagagctttccacacccattttattttcaaaattcttcaagtctgttgttgatcattgctagacaaccattttcaggtctttgtCATTAAATCAAGcagatttaaatcaaaactgtaactcggccactcaggaacattcactgtcttcctGGTAAGCAACtcgtgtagatttggccttgtgatttagtttattgtcctgctgaacggtgaattcatctcccagtgtctggtggacagaagactgaaccaagttttgcctgtgcttagcttcattaagtttttttttct
Encoded proteins:
- the angptl3 gene encoding angiopoietin-related protein 3; translation: MKLFCLLFLVGLSVAQAAPRDSSRVYPTMPSQLQSQTQPPAEAKSRFAMLDDVRLLANGLLQLGQSLRDFVHKTKAQINDIFQKLTNFDRSFYQLSVVTSEIKEEEEELKKTTTFLKANNEEIRNLSLEINAKINSILQERSLLQSQVGGLEEKLKGLSESMMPGEQLSEIKSLKDVIDVQESTITDLLKAVKEQHDQLNQQKTKIKTLEEKISIDHFQDATDKAMGSDSEIPDMFEYLTGNSTGEDTDLPVDCSDLYNRGERNSGVYPIKPNQSEPFNVYCELTSGGSTVIQRREEGSVDFDQTWEKYEKGFGDLEREFWLGLIKIHSLAGQGDSILRIELEDWKEDRRSVEYQFTMEGAQAHYTLHLTNLSGDLPNAMGNHTRFSTKDRDNHQDSNCAKNYTGGWWFNACGDTNLNGRYMWLRSKGRSMRRKGIQWKPLGISYSLKTTKISIRHV